A region of the Chloroflexota bacterium genome:
AGCTTCTTGTTGAACTTGTACCGTCCGACGCGGCCGAGGTCGTAGCGACGGAAGTTGAAGAACAGGCTCTCCACGAGCTGGCGGGCGTTGTCGCCGGTCGGCGGATCGCCTGGCCGGAGCTTCTTGTACACCTCGATGAGCGCCTCGGCCTGGGTGTGCGTGACGTCCTTGTCGAGGGTGTTCGCGATGTACGGGTGGTCGGGGTCGACGTCGACCGCCGCGAACAGGGCGCTGATCTCGTCGTTGTGCTCGTAGCCGACGGCACGGAGGAGGGTGGAGGCCGGGATCTTCCGCTTGCGATCGACCTTCACGTAAAGCTGGTCGGTCTTCGTCGTCTCGAACTCGAGCCACGCGCCCCGATTCGGGATGACCTTCGCCGCGAAGAGCTCGCGGCCGGTCTGGTTGAAGAGGTCCCCATCGACCGAGTAATAGACGCCGGGCGACCGGACGAGCTGGCTGACGACGACGCGCTCAGCCCCGTTGATGACGAACGTTCCCTGGCCCGTCATCGTCGGGAAGTCGCCCATGTAGACGCGCTGCCGCTGGATCTCGCCGGTCTCCTTGATGAGGAGCTCCACGTTGACGTAGAGCGGCCTGCTGAACGTCAGGTCCTTGGTCCGACATTCGAGCTCGGTGTACTTGGGCGGCCCGAACTCATACTCGAGGAACTGGAGCTCCATGACCTTGCCGGTGAAGTCCTTGATCGGGCTGATCTCGTCGAACAGCTCGCGCAGCCCGCGATCGATGAACCAGGCGAACGAATCGAGCTGCAGCTCGATGAGGTTCGGGATCGGGAGCTTCTCGTCGATCCGGGCGTAGGAGATCCGGCCTGACGACGTGAGGGCGCGCGTCGACGACTCAGCAGCAGACAGCATGAACCACTCCTTGACGGAGGAGGACGAGGGAAGAGGGGGCCGCGCTCACAGAAGGAGTAGGATACCGCGCGATCCGCAGATGTCAAACGGGGTGGCGGCACGCGGCCGGCCACCCCGTCGGACGAGCCCCGGACCACCGGATCCGGACCGGGGTCCGTGCATGGCGCGACGCGCCTACTTGACCTCGACCTTCGCGCCCTGCTCCTCGAGGGCAGCCTTGATCTTCGCGGCCTCCTCCTTCGTGACGCCCTCCTTGACCGGTTTCGGTGCCGCGTCGACGAGGTCCTTGGCCTCTTTGAGGCCGAGGGCGGTCAGCTCTCGGACGACCTTGATGACCGGGATCTTGTTCGGTCCGACCTCCGTGAGGATGGCGGTGAACTCCGTCTGTTCCTCGACCGCTTCCGCGACAGCTGCCGCGCCGGCCGCCGGGGCGGCAGCGACCGCGACCGGGGCCGCCGCGGTGACGCCATAGCGCTCCTCGAAACGCTTGATGAACTCGGAGAGCTCGAGGACGGTCATCCTGTCGATGGCCTCGAGCAGATCGTCCTGGGTGAGAACGGCCATGGTGATGGACTCCTTCGATACAGCGTCGGGGTTCTGGTGGTGGACGTCCTAGCGGGCGGCGGCGGCCTTCTGGTCGCGGACCTGGGCGAGCGCATGACCGAGATCCCGGATGCTCGCGGCCAGCAGGCCGGCGAGCGTCGCGATCGGGGCCTGCATCGCGCCGGCGAGCTTCGCCTGGAGGACCGGGCGCGGCGGCAATGCCGCCAGCCGGATCACCGCATCGGCGTCGATCCGCCGATCGCCGAGCACGGCGCCGGTGATGCGGACGATCTTGAACGGGCGGGTCGCGTCGAGGACGGCCTTGGCTGCCGCCGTCTCGTCACCCCGGCCGATCGCGATCGCCGTCGGCCCGACGAGGAGCGGCGCGAGGGCAGCTCCGTTCGAGTCAGCGGCGGCGATCTTCAGGAGCCGGTTCTTGACGACGCGGTAGCTCACGTCGTGCTTTCGGAGAGCGCGCCGTATCTCGGCGAGCTCGCCCACCTTGAGGCCGCGGTATTCGGAGACGATGAGCGCGGTGCTGCCGGCGAGCTCGTCGCGCAGCGCCTCGATCGTCGCTCGTTTGGCCTCGGTCGGCATGGGAACCTCCCAGCGTCCGTGCGTGCGGCCGGCACGCGGCGGTGGGTCGCCGCGGGCCCGGATCGCTCCGGGCGCACGGACGCCCCTGCGACGGTCCTTCGACACTGCAGGGGCGCATCCACCCGCATGGGCGGCTGGGTCCTGCCTCGGCGTGCTCGCCGTCGTCCCCACCCGGTCGATGCGGCCAGGCGGTCCGGTGCGGCGGATCGAGCCCCGACCGTCGGGCCCGACCGCGATGGCCGGACTCCGGCGGTCCGCGGGCGCAGGCTGTCTGCGGCGGTCCGTCGATCTTCTGTTGTGAGCGACACGCCGCCGCCTGGGCGGAGGCCGTCACCGCGTATGGTGGGTGGGCGCGGTGTCAGGCCGCGGCGGCCACGGCGAGGAGTGCCGGCATGTCGACTCGGATGCCCGGGCCCATCGTGCTCGCGACCGTCAGGCTGCGCAGGTAGAGACCCTTCGCGCCCGTCGGCTTCGCGCGGTTGACGGCGTCGACGAGCGCGGCGAGGTTGGCGACGAGTTCGTCCGGCCCGAAGCTGCTCTTGCCGACCGCGACGTGGATCGTCCCGGCCTTGTCGGCTTTGAACTCCACCCGGCCCGACTTGACCTCGCGGACCGCGCGCTCGAGGTCGAAGGTGATGGTCCCCGATTTCGGGTTCGGCATGAGGCCGCGACGACCGAGGATCTTGCCGAGCCGGCCGACCATCCCCATCGTGTCGGGGGCAGCCAGGGCAACGTCGAAGTCGAGCCAGCCCGCCTCGATCCGCTTGACGAGATCCTCCGCACCGACCTCGTCGGCGCCCGCCCGAAGAGCCTCCTGGGCCTTTTCCCCCTGGGCGAAGACCGCGACGCGGACCTTCCTGCCGGTGCCGTGGGGAAGGACGACCGTGCCGCGGACCATCTGGTCGGCATGGCGCGGATCGACGCCGAGCCGGAGGTGGACCTCGACGGACGCATCGAAGTTGACCGTCGTGGTCCGCTTGATGAGGTCCACCGCCTCGTCCGGGGCGTAGACGCGCTCGCGGTCGACGAGCTTCGTCGCTTCGAGGTATTTCTTGCCGTGAGCCATGATCGATTCCTCGCGCTGGCGGTCGAGCGTGCCCGGCCTCCCCCGTCGCGTGGGGTGGACGTCCGGCGCGATGGCGCCGCCGGAGACGCTGCGCAGTCTAGCCGACGACCTCGATGCCCATCGATCGGGCGGTCCCCTCGATCTGGCGCATCGCCGCCTCGACGTCGTTCGCATTGAGGTCGGCCATCTTCGTCGCGGCTATCTCGCGAACCTGGTCGCGGGAGACGCGTCCCACGCCGGCACGACCGGCGGTGGACGCCCCCTTGTCGACGCCGGCCGCCTTCCTGAGGAGATCGGCCGCCGGCGGCGTCTTGAGGACGAAGGTGAAGCTGCGGTCCTCGAAGACCGTGATCTGAGCCGGGATGATCTGCCCGGCCTTGTCCGCGGTCCGCTCGTTGTAGGCCTTCGTGAACTCCACGATGTTGATGCCGTGGGGCCCGAGGGCAGTACCGACCGGAGGCGCCGGGGTGGCCTTGCCGGCCGGCAGCTGCAGGGTGAGGACGATCCGGATCTTCTTCGCCACTGGGCGTCGGCTTCCTTTCTAGAGCTTCTCGACCTGGAGGAAGTCGAGCTCCACCGGTGTCTCGCGACCGAAGATGCTCACGAGCACCTTCACCTTGTTCCGCTCCGGATTCACCTCGTCGACCGTGCCGATGAACTCGGCGAACGGACCGTCCGTGACGCGGACGCTCTGGCCCTTCGTGAAGGCGACACGGTACTTCGGGGTCTCGACACCCATCTGGCGGAGGATCTGCTTGACCTCGTGGTCCGCGAGGGCGACCGGCTCGCTGCGCATCCCCGGGATGTTCGCCCCGCCGACGAAGCTCGTGACGCCCGGCGTGTTGCGGACGACGAACCAGCTGTCGGGATCGAGCGTCATCTCGACCAGGACATAGCCCGGGTACACCTTCTTCTGAACGGTGTGGCGCTGACCCTGGCGGATCTCGATCTCGTCCTCCATCGGGACGAGGACCTGGAAGATCCTGTCCTCCATGCCCATCGACTCGATGCGGTGCTCGAGGTTCGCCTTGACCTTGTTCTCATAGCCCGAGTACGTGTGGATGACGTACCAGTGCTTCTCGGGCGCCTGGACGGTCGTCTCGGGGCTGTTCGTGTCGGTCATCGTCATCCGCCTAGCCGTTGCTCAGGAACTTGACGGCGTTGAGGAAGATCGCGTCGCAGACCGTGATGAACAGCCCGACGGCGAAGCTCACGGCGAACACGAGCACCGTCAGGTTGCGCGTCTGGTGGAGCGTCGGCCACGAGACCTTCTTCAGTTCGGACCACGCCTCGTCGATGAAACGACGGGCGTTCGCCATGAGGCGGCGGATTCGATCCACGATGGGTCGTTCTTCTCTCTACGGCTGACGGGGTGGGGTGGCAGGCGCGGCCGGACTCGAACCGACAACCACTGGTTTTGGAGACCAGAGCTCTGCCAAATTGAGCTACGCGCCTCCGTGACGGTCGCTACTTCGCCTCGCGATGGAGGGTATGGCGGCGATCGCGTGGACAGTACTTCATCAGCTCGATCCGGTTCGGATCGTTCTTCTTGTTCTTTCGCGTCGCGTACGTCCTCGACTTGCACTCGGTGCAGGCGAGGAGGATCACGGGACGGGCTTCGACCTTCGCCATCGTCCTACTCGATGATGCTGACGATGGCGCCGGCGCCGACGGTCCGGCCACCCTCGCGGATGGCGAAGCGCTGGCCGGTCTCGAGGGCGATCGGGGTGATGAGCTCGACGGTCATCTCGACGTTGTCGCCGGGCATGATCATCTCGGCGCCGTCGGGCAGGCCGATCGCCCCGGTGACGTCGGTCGTGCGGAGGTAGAACTGCGGCCGGTAGCCGTTGTAGAAGGGGGTGTGCCGCCCGCCCTCGTCCTTGGTGAGGACGTAGACCTGGGCGCTGAACTTCGTGTGAGGCTTGACCGAGCCCGCCTTGGCGAGGACCTGGCCGCGCTCGATCTCGTCGCGCTCGATGCCCCGGATGAGGCAGCCGACGTTGTCGCCGGCGCGGCCCTCGTCGAGCAGCTTCTTGAACATCTCGACGCCGGTGACGACGACCTTGCGGGTCGTCTTGACCCCGATGAGCTCGACCTCGTCGCCGACCTTGACGATGCCGCGCTCGATGCGCCCGGTCGCGACCGTGCCGCGACCCTTGATCCCGAAGACGTCCTCGACCGGCATGAGGAAGGGCCGGTCGATCGCCCGCTCGGGGGTCGGAATGTAGCTGTCGACGGCATCCATGAGGGCCGCGATCGGGGCATATGCCGGGTTCGCCGGATCGTCGGGCGCCTCGAGGGCCTTGAGGGCGCTGCCGCGCACGACGGGGATGTCGTCGCCCGGGAACTGGTACTTGCTGAGGAGCTCGCGGACCTCGAGCTCGACGAGGTCGAGCAGCTCGGGGTCGTCGACCGCGTCGACCTTGTTGAGGAAGACGACGATGTACGGGACCTCGACCTGGCGGGCGAGGAGGATGTGCTCGCGGGTCTGGGGCATCGGGCCATCGGTCGCGGCGACGACGAGGATCGCGCCGTCCATCTGGGCGGCACCGGTGATCATGTTCTTGATGTAGTCGGCATGGCCCGGGCAGTCGACGTGAGCGTAGTGGCGCTTGTCCGTCTCGTACTCGACGTGGGCGATCGCGATCGTGATCCCCCGCTCCCGCTCCTCGGGCGCGTTGTCGATCGTCTCGAACGCGCGGTACTCCGCCTCACCCTTGAGTGCGAGGTACTTCGTGATCGCCGCCGTCAGGGACGTCTTGCCATGGTCGATGTGACCGATCGTCCCGATGTTGACGTGCGGCTTGGTGCGCTCGAACTTCTTCTTCGCCACGTGAGCGTCCTACTCCATGATTGGGCGGCGGGGCCGCGGATCTGCCGGGCGCACCGGCGCGATGCCGATGGTGCCGTGCCGAGAGGGTGGAGCCCACAATCGGACTCGAACCGATGACCTCTTCCTTACCAAGGAAGTGCTCTGCCAGCTGAGCTATGTGGGCCCGGTTCCTTCGCTGCGGGCTGGTGTGTTGGTGGGCAGGGAGGGAATCGAACCCCCACAGTCGAAGACGGCTGATCTACAGTCAGCGGAGCTCACCACCTGCTCAACCTACCCACTGCGGACACGGCGGACGGGCAACGCTGCGGCATCGTGGTGGACCCGCCATCCGGGAATGTTCTGTTGGAGCCGACGACGGGACTCGAACCCGGAACCGGCGGTTTACAAAACCGCTGCTCTACCAATTGAGCTACGTCGGCGCGCATGGGCTCATACCGCAGCGGAACCTGGCGCTCGCGCATGATAGGGCCCACCGCCGCCATGGGTCAAGCGACGCGAGGCATCGTCCGAGGCGAGCTCAGGCGGGTTCCGGACCCCCGGGCAGGAGTCGATCATCTGCGGTCGGGTCGACGCCGACGGATCCCGCGAGCGGCTCGCTGGGCGGCGGCTCGGGCATCCCCGCCTCCGCGGACCCCGATCCCGGGAGCGGCGCTTCGGCGGGCGGCTCCTTCCTCCGCGCCGCGGCGGCAGGGCGTGCGCGAGGCCGCCGGGCGGGCGGCGGTGCGCTCGGAACGTTCGTGCTCGGCGTCGTTGCGGGTCGGTCCGCCTCCGTCGTCGCCGAAGCCGGCTGGTCCACGCGCGCCGCATCGCGCTGGCCGAGCACCTCGAAGAGGAGGATCGATCCGGCGACCGCCGCATTGAGCGAACCGATCGAGCCGCGCATCGGGATCCGGACGACGAGGTCGCATCGTCGCCGGATCGCTGGTCCAAGCCCCTGGCCCTCGCTCCCCACGACGACGACGAGGGGGCCCCGGAGATCCGCTTCTCGCGTCGTGAGTGGCGCTTCAGCCTCCGCCCCGACGATGCGGAGCCCGCGGACATGGAGGTCCGTGAGTGCGCGGGCGAGGTCGTCCACGGGCGCGAGGAGGAGATGTTCGACTGCACCGGCGGAGGCCTTGACGGCGGCAGGGGTGAGCGGTGCCTGGCGATGCGTCGGGAAGATGACTCCGTGAACGCCCGCGGCCTCGGCGCTCCGAAGCAGCGTGCCGACGTTCTGTGGGTCCTCGAGCGAGTCGAGCGCGAGGACGAACGGGGACTCTCCTCGTTCACCTGCCCGGGCGAGCATCTCCTCGAGGGTCGCGTACCGTCGCGCACCGACCACGAGCGCGACCCCCTGGTGGCCATCGAAGCCGGCCAGCGCCGTGAGCGTCCCGCCCTCGACCTCCACGATCGGGATCCGGAGGCTCGTGGCGTGGAGGACGATCCGCTCGAGCGCCGCTCGGCGTTGCGGGGTGACGAGGAGCCGGACGGCGTCCCGGCGGGCCACGAACGCCTCCTCGACGGGCCGCCGCCCGGCCACGATCTCCTCACCGTCGGCGAGCGGAGGGACGGCATCCGGGACGGGGCGCCAGCCGCTGGCCGGTGGGCCCGCCTGGAACGGGGTGCCGGAGTTCGGCGGGCGATACCCGCCACGCGAACCCCGGAAATGACCGCCCGGACCCGGGCGGTCGTCGCCACGCACCGGCCGAGGTGGACGCCAGGCGCTGGGCGGAGGCACGGCGGCAGGTGGACCGCCGGTCTGGCGTGCAGGGCGGGGCCCGGCGGTCCACGGATCACCACGCGGGCGACCCTGCGGTGGCCCGCCGGCGAATGGTCGCTCCCGCCACGACCCGTCGGCCTGTGGGCGTGGCCGATCGAACGGGGGACGCGGCCGGTCGGTCGAGGGGCGCGGCCGGGAGCCGCCGGAACCTCCCGGATGCCCGGGACCCGGCGATCGCCAGGGTCCGGTCGGCCCGATGTCGCGATCCGGGCGCCCGCCTCCGGGCGGTGAACTCGACGGGGCGGACCGGCTCGGCCCTCGCGCCTGGTTCGGAACGCGCTGCGGTCCATGACGCTGCGGTCCGCCCGGTCCGCCCGGTCCGCCCGGTCCGCCCCGACCCGACGACCCCGCGGCCCCGCCGGACGGGCGCGAGCCGCCTGGCCCCCGATCCTGGCGGCGGCCGTCCCCGCTCGGGTGGGACCCTCCGCCCGTCGGGCGGTCGCGCTCTCCGCCGGGTCGCCGTCGGTCAGCCATGCCTCGCGACCTCCAGCCGACGCCATCGCTGACCGTCGCGCGTGTCCTCGACGAGGACACCTCGTTCCGCAAGCTCGTCGCGAAGGCGGTCGGAGGCGCCCCAGTCGCGGGCGGTCCGGGCGGCTGCGCGGGCGTCGAGGAGCGCCGCCACATCGGGCGGCAGGTCGTCCGAAGGCGATGCGGTCACGCCGAGGACGGCGTCGAGTTCGGCGATGAGCGCGGCGGCCCGGTCGGCGTCGGCGGTCGACAGCCGTCGGGCGTCCATCCGCCGGTTGACCTCGCGGACGAAGTCGAACAGCACGGCGAGCGCGGGCGAGACGTTGAGGTCGTCGTCCATGGCCTTCTCGAAGCCATCCCGGGTCTCCTCGATCACCGCCTCGAGCGAGTCGTCGTCCGCACCGTCACCGCGATACGTGCGGAGCGCGGCAAGGGCCGCGTCGAGACGCTCCACGGCGGATTCGGCGGCCAAGAGGGACGCCTCGGAGTACGCGAGCGCCATCCGGTAGTGGACCGAGATGAGTGCGTAGCGGAGCGCCCGCGGTGCGACACCCGCCTCGATGAGATCGCCGACCCGGGCGATGTTCCCGGTCGACTTCGCCATCTTCGTCCCGCCCATCTGGAGGTGCGCACCGTGCAGCCAGGTCCGGACGAACTCGGTCCCCGACGCCGCCTCGCTCTGGGCGATCTCGTCCTCGTGATGCGGGAAGATGAGGTCGACCCCGCCGGTGTGGATGTCGAACGTGGGGCCGAGGTGCGCCATGCTCATCGCCGAGCATTCGATGTGCCAACCGGGACGCCCCGCTCCGATCGCCGTCTCCCAGACCGGCTCGCCCGGCTTGGGACCCTTCCAGAGGGCGAAATCGCGGACGTCGTCCTTCCCGTACTCATCCGCCTCCACCCGCTCGCCCACCCGGAGGCTCGCCGCGTCGATGCGCGCGAGGCGGCCGTATCGCGGCCAGGAGGCGATGCGGAAGAAGATCGAGCCGTCCTCCGTCCGGTACGCGTGACCTCGCTCGAGGAGTGTCTGGACGAGCTCCACGATCGCGGCGATGTGGTCCGTCGCCCGCGGCTGGACGTCCGGCACGGTCATCCCGAGCGCGGCCGCGTCGGCCGTGAACCGCTCGATGTAGCGGTCCGCGAGGGCACCGATCG
Encoded here:
- the rplL gene encoding 50S ribosomal protein L7/L12, translating into MAVLTQDDLLEAIDRMTVLELSEFIKRFEERYGVTAAAPVAVAAAPAAGAAAVAEAVEEQTEFTAILTEVGPNKIPVIKVVRELTALGLKEAKDLVDAAPKPVKEGVTKEEAAKIKAALEEQGAKVEVK
- a CDS encoding 50S ribosomal protein L10; its protein translation is MPTEAKRATIEALRDELAGSTALIVSEYRGLKVGELAEIRRALRKHDVSYRVVKNRLLKIAAADSNGAALAPLLVGPTAIAIGRGDETAAAKAVLDATRPFKIVRITGAVLGDRRIDADAVIRLAALPPRPVLQAKLAGAMQAPIATLAGLLAASIRDLGHALAQVRDQKAAAAR
- a CDS encoding 50S ribosomal protein L1; the protein is MMAHGKKYLEATKLVDRERVYAPDEAVDLIKRTTTVNFDASVEVHLRLGVDPRHADQMVRGTVVLPHGTGRKVRVAVFAQGEKAQEALRAGADEVGAEDLVKRIEAGWLDFDVALAAPDTMGMVGRLGKILGRRGLMPNPKSGTITFDLERAVREVKSGRVEFKADKAGTIHVAVGKSSFGPDELVANLAALVDAVNRAKPTGAKGLYLRSLTVASTMGPGIRVDMPALLAVAAAA
- the rplK gene encoding 50S ribosomal protein L11 yields the protein MAKKIRIVLTLQLPAGKATPAPPVGTALGPHGINIVEFTKAYNERTADKAGQIIPAQITVFEDRSFTFVLKTPPAADLLRKAAGVDKGASTAGRAGVGRVSRDQVREIAATKMADLNANDVEAAMRQIEGTARSMGIEVVG
- the nusG gene encoding transcription termination/antitermination protein NusG, with product MTDTNSPETTVQAPEKHWYVIHTYSGYENKVKANLEHRIESMGMEDRIFQVLVPMEDEIEIRQGQRHTVQKKVYPGYVLVEMTLDPDSWFVVRNTPGVTSFVGGANIPGMRSEPVALADHEVKQILRQMGVETPKYRVAFTKGQSVRVTDGPFAEFIGTVDEVNPERNKVKVLVSIFGRETPVELDFLQVEKL
- the secE gene encoding preprotein translocase subunit SecE gives rise to the protein MDRIRRLMANARRFIDEAWSELKKVSWPTLHQTRNLTVLVFAVSFAVGLFITVCDAIFLNAVKFLSNG
- the rpmG gene encoding 50S ribosomal protein L33, with translation MAKVEARPVILLACTECKSRTYATRKNKKNDPNRIELMKYCPRDRRHTLHREAK
- the tuf gene encoding elongation factor Tu, coding for MAKKKFERTKPHVNIGTIGHIDHGKTSLTAAITKYLALKGEAEYRAFETIDNAPEERERGITIAIAHVEYETDKRHYAHVDCPGHADYIKNMITGAAQMDGAILVVAATDGPMPQTREHILLARQVEVPYIVVFLNKVDAVDDPELLDLVELEVRELLSKYQFPGDDIPVVRGSALKALEAPDDPANPAYAPIAALMDAVDSYIPTPERAIDRPFLMPVEDVFGIKGRGTVATGRIERGIVKVGDEVELIGVKTTRKVVVTGVEMFKKLLDEGRAGDNVGCLIRGIERDEIERGQVLAKAGSVKPHTKFSAQVYVLTKDEGGRHTPFYNGYRPQFYLRTTDVTGAIGLPDGAEMIMPGDNVEMTVELITPIALETGQRFAIREGGRTVGAGAIVSIIE
- the rlmB gene encoding 23S rRNA (guanosine(2251)-2'-O)-methyltransferase RlmB, translating into MRGDDRPGPGGHFRGSRGGYRPPNSGTPFQAGPPASGWRPVPDAVPPLADGEEIVAGRRPVEEAFVARRDAVRLLVTPQRRAALERIVLHATSLRIPIVEVEGGTLTALAGFDGHQGVALVVGARRYATLEEMLARAGERGESPFVLALDSLEDPQNVGTLLRSAEAAGVHGVIFPTHRQAPLTPAAVKASAGAVEHLLLAPVDDLARALTDLHVRGLRIVGAEAEAPLTTREADLRGPLVVVVGSEGQGLGPAIRRRCDLVVRIPMRGSIGSLNAAVAGSILLFEVLGQRDAARVDQPASATTEADRPATTPSTNVPSAPPPARRPRARPAAAARRKEPPAEAPLPGSGSAEAGMPEPPPSEPLAGSVGVDPTADDRLLPGGPEPA
- a CDS encoding cysteine--tRNA ligase — encoded protein: MTIRLHDTLTGEVRPLVPLEPGHVRIYSCGPTVYGPAHIGNFRSFLFADILVRYLRYRGYRVTWVMNITDIDDKIIKGAAASGMSIGALADRYIERFTADAAALGMTVPDVQPRATDHIAAIVELVQTLLERGHAYRTEDGSIFFRIASWPRYGRLARIDAASLRVGERVEADEYGKDDVRDFALWKGPKPGEPVWETAIGAGRPGWHIECSAMSMAHLGPTFDIHTGGVDLIFPHHEDEIAQSEAASGTEFVRTWLHGAHLQMGGTKMAKSTGNIARVGDLIEAGVAPRALRYALISVHYRMALAYSEASLLAAESAVERLDAALAALRTYRGDGADDDSLEAVIEETRDGFEKAMDDDLNVSPALAVLFDFVREVNRRMDARRLSTADADRAAALIAELDAVLGVTASPSDDLPPDVAALLDARAAARTARDWGASDRLRDELAERGVLVEDTRDGQRWRRLEVARHG